CAGTGAGCACTCTCGCCGCAGCCACCACCTTCCATGCGCCGCCGGTCGAATTCGGCAAGCTCTCGCCGATGCTGATCGCCTTCGGCGCGGCGACCCTGGGCATCCTGGTCGAGGGCCTGGTGCCGCGGGCCTCCCGCTACCGGGTGCAGGTCGGCCTCGCCCTCGTGGGCATCGCCGCCGCGTTCGGCGCCGTGCTCGCGCTGTCCAAGACCGGCGTGCAGCTCGTCGCGCAGGGGTCGGTCGCCATAGACGGCACGACGCTCTTCCTGCAGGGCACGATCCTGGTGATCGCCTTCGTCGGCTTCCTGGTGATCGCCGAGCGCAAGACCGACCAGAACCAGGACGCCTTCGCCGCGCAGGGCGCCTCGGTGCCCGGCTCCCAGTCCGAGCGGGACACCACCCGGATGGGCTGGCAGAGCACGGAGATCTACCCGCTGCTGATGTTCTCGGTCGGCGGCATGCTGCTCTTCCCGGCGGCCAACGACCTGCTGACCATGTTCGTCGCGCTCGAGGTGCTCTCGCTGCCGCTGTACATCGTCTGCGGCCTGGCCCGGCACCGCCGGCTGCTCTCGCAGGAGGCCGCGCTCAAGTACTTCCTGCTCGGCGCGTTCTCCTCGGCGTTCTTCCTGTACGGCGCGGCCATGCTCTACGGCTACGCCGGCTCGGTGAACCTCGACGTGATCGCACAGCACGTGGCGCACCCGGACGCCGGCTCGGCCCTGCTCTACGCCGGCCTGGCCATGCTCGGCATGGGCCTGCTGTTCAAGGTCGGCGCCGCGCCGTTCCACATGTGGACCCCGGACGTGTATCAGGGCGCGCCGACCCCGGTGACCGGCTTCATGGCCGCGGCCACCAAGATCGCCGCCTTCGGCGCGCTGGTGCGGGTGCTCGACGTGGGCCTCGGCGGCCCGAACGCGGTCACGGTGTGGCGCCCGGTGCTCCAGGCCGTGGCCGTGATCACCATGCTGGTCGGCGGCATCCTGGCGCTGACCCAGCGCGACATCAAGCGGATGCTGGCCTACTCGGCCATCCTCAACGCCGGCTACCTGCTGATCGGCGTGACCTCCACCACCGCGCAGGCCCGGGCGGCGGTGCTGTTCTACCTGCCGGTGTACGGCGTCGCCATCATCGGCGCGTTTGCCGTGGTGACCCTGGTGCGCGACGCCGGCGGCGAGGCCACCGACCTGAGCCGCTGGGCCGGCCTGGGCAAGCGCGCCCCGATCCCGGCCGCGCTGCTCGCGGTGTTCCTGCTGGCCTTCGCCGGCATCCCGTTCACCTCGATCTTCATCGGCAAGTTCGCCATCTTCCAGGCGGCCCTGAACGCCGGCGCCCCCGCGCTGGTCATCGTGGCCGTACTCGCCAGCGCCCTGGCCGCGTTCTTCTACCTGCGCGTGGTCGTGGTGATGTTCTTCTCCGAGCCGCTGCCGGACGGGCCGACCATCGCCCACCCGTCGATCGCGGTGAAGACGGCGCTGGCCGTGGCGGCCCTCGCCACGGTGGCCCTGGGCATCGCGCCGAGCCTGTTGCTGCACCTGGCGAACAACTCGGCGGGCATTCTGGCCAAGTAGCGGCGAAGCCGCCTAGGGCAGAGGGAAATCGGGAACATCGACCGGGCCGCGACGAGGATGAAGTCACGGCCCGGCCGCGTGCCATAGCCCGATGTCGATGCACTAGGTTGGGAATCGGTAAGAGTAGACGACGGGTGACCCGATCGGGTGAGAGGCGAATGGCGTGAGCGTGCAGGTGGCGACCGAACGCGCGGGCAGCCTGCCCTGGGGCCTCGTCACCAGTGACCCCGGCCTGGTGGCCCGGGCGCGCACGGGCCTCGCCGAGGTGGAGGAACTGCTGCTGCGCTGCGCGCACAGCGACCACGCGCTGATCCGGGAGTCCGCCGTCCACCTGGTCGAGGCCGGCGGCAAGCGGTTCCGTCCGCTGCTGACGGTCGTGGCCGCCGAGTTCGGCGAGCCCTCGGTGCCGCAGGTGGCCGTGGCCGGCTGCGTGGTGGAGCTGACCCACCTGGCCACGCTCTACCACGACGACGTGATGGACGAGGCCACCATGCGCCGGGGCGTGCCGACCGCGAACGCCCGCTGGGACAATACGATCGCGATCCTCACCGGCGACTACCTGTTCGCCAAGGCCTCGATGCTGCTGGCCGATCTGGGCCCGGAGGCGGTGCGGCTGCAGGCCGCCACCTTCGAGCGGCTGGTGACCGGCCAGATCAACGAGTGCATCGAGCCGGGCCCGGACGAGAGCGCGATCGACCACTACCTGAAGGTGCTCGAGGACAAGACCGGCTCGCTGATCGCGACCTCCCTGCGCTTCGGCGCGCTGCTCTCCGGCGCGTCCCCGACCGTGGTCGAGCAGCTGACCCGCTTCGGCGAGACCTTCGGCGTGGCGTTCCAGCTCGTCGACGACATCATCGACATCGCCGGCGAAGCCGAGCAGTCCGGCAAGCTCCCCGGCACCGACCTGCGCGAGGGCGTCCCCACCCTCCCCACGCTCTACGCCCTGGCCTCCACCGACCCGGAGTCGGCCCGCCTGCGCGAGCTGCTGTCCGCCCCGATCGAAGAGGACGAACTCGTCCTCGAAGCCCTCGACCGCCTCCGCGCCCATGCCGCGATGGACCAGGCCCGCGTTACCGCCCGCCGGTACGCCGAAGAAGCCCGCACCATGCTCGAGGGCCTCCCTGACATCCCGGCCCGCGACGCCCTGCACGCCCTCTGCGAGCTGGTCTACTCCCGCACGGTGTGACGGGCGCGGGGCCGGGAGATCGAGATCAGTCCCTGAATACGTGCTCGGCTTTCGTGGCATGGACGGCACGGATGTACCAGATCTCGAGGCTCGTTTCGTTGGTGCAGTTCCGGATGCGCTCGAACTGCGCGGAGTCGAGGGAGATACGCCGCATTTCCAGCTTTTCCAGCAGGAGATCGGCCAAGCCCTTGGCTCTTGCGGTGGCTAGATTAGCCTCGATGATCGAGTTGAAGATGCCCCGGTAGAACCACGGCACCGCACTGTCGTCGGGGTAGGCGCCCGGGCCCTGCGGCATCAGAGGTCTCCGGAGCGGTCGTTGAAGACGTCCTCGGCGGTGGTGGCGGTGACCGCGCGGGCGAACCACTCCTCGATGAGCTGCTCGTCCGTGCACGTCGCGATGCGCTCGCGCTGCTCGTCGCTGATGACGATGCCCCGCAGGTCCAGGCTCTTCAGCAAGAGCTTGGCCATGCCCTTGGCCTCGGCCTTCGCCTTGGCTTCGTCGAGCATGCCCTGGATCATGGGGCCGTAGACGACGTGACTGTTCGCTGCCATCAGTTGCCTCCAGAAGTCTCCGACGTCGGTCCTGCCCAGCGTGAGGTCGATGTTGTTCGCGACGGCGACAGCCGTGGGTTCGGGTGCGGTCCCGACGGCCTTCGCCGCCGCTTTGAGTATGGCATTGATGTGGCGTGAACCGAGGTGGACCGTCACGGAAAGCGCGGTGTAGTAGAGGTCCATAGCGGCGGCGTGGTCGTCGATGATCATCTCGACATTGCTGGGGCCGAGCACGATCGGGCGAACGTACAACGAGTCGCCCAGTCCGTGGCCGAAATCGAAGCCCTTGCGCGCCCATTCTTCGCACCGCTTGCTGCTGGTGACGACAACGAGCGTGACCGGGAGGCTGTAGCGGTTGGCCAGGGTCATCCCGTAGTAGCCCCAGGCCCTCGGCTTGTCGTGATCCGTCTGCAGTTGGGTTTCGAAGGCGAAGATGCCTTCCCTCCCATCTGCTGTGCGGAATTTGAACACGCGGTCGACGCGGCGCTCGACCGGTTCGACGGTGCTGAGATCAGTGCCGAGGCGCTCGATCTCCTCGAATTTCGAGAAATGCACACCGCAGCGTTCGAGTGCTCGGACAATGAGATCCGGATCATCGTCGAAAAGGGTGTGGCTGACCTCATGGTGATTGGTGACCATGCGGTCACCCTAAGCTCTGTACAGAGGATTATCGCCCGAATCCCGCGCGACCACCGTTTCGAGTGACGAGCGGGGTCGCTCGTACGAGGGTACGGCGACGTAGTGGGACATGCTTGGTGTCCGAAACCCGCCAGATCGTGTCGGTGGGCAGGCGCATGATGGAGGCATGGCTTCTACGACTCCGCTGACGGACGAGCACCGCTACCAGGCGGTGCGCGGGCGCGACCCCCGGTTCGACGGGGTGTTCTTCACGGCTGTGACCAGCACCGGGATCTACTGCCGGCCGAGTTGCCCGGCGACCACGCCGAAGCGCGAGAACGTGCGGTTCTACGCTTCGGCGGCGGGGGCGCAGGCGGCCGGGTTCCGAGCCTGCCGGCGCTGCCGGCCGGACGCGGTGCCGGGGTCGGCCGAGTGGAACGTGCGTGCGGACGTCGTCGGGCGGGCGATGCGGCTGATCAACGACGGGGTGATCGACCGCGAGGGCGTGGGCGGGCTGGCCGGGCAGTTGGGTTACAGCGAACGGCAGGTGCAGCGGCACTTGGTCGCCTCGCTGGGTGCCGGGCCGCTCGCGCTGGCTCGCGCGCAGCGCGCGCACACGGCGCGGGTGCTGCTGCAGACCACGCCGCTGGCGGCCGCGGACGTCGCGTTCGCCGCCGGGTTCTCCAGCATCCGGCAGTTCAACGACACGATCCGCGAGGTATACGCGGCCACGCCCACCTCGTTACGCGACGCCGTCGCCACGGCGACAGCGAAGCGCGGGACGTCGGCCGGCACCGGGATCCCGCTGCGCTTGGCGTACCGCGAGCCGTATGCGCGCGGGCACGTCTTCGACTTCCTCGGCGCTCGTGCCATCCCCGGAATCGAGGAGATCCTGGGACCGCCGGGAGACCGGGTCTATCGGCGAACCCTGCGGTTCGAGCACGGGCCCGGCATCATCGAGGTGCACGAGCGGGTCACCGGCGGCGCCTGGCTGGAGTGCCGGCTCGATCTGGCCGACCTGCGCGGCTTCACCGCCGCGATCGGCCGGGTGCGGCGGCTGTTCGACCTCGACGCGGATCCGGTGGCGGTGGCCGAGACCTTCGCCCCGGACCAGATCCTCGGCCCGCTGACGCTGAAGAACCCGGGCATCCGCTCGGTCGGCGCGGCCGAGCCGCAGGAGATGGCGATCCGCGCGGTGCTCGGCCAGCAGATCACCGTCGGCTCGGCCCGCGCGCTCGCGGGCAAGCTGGTCGCCGCCCGCGGCGAGCCGCTGGAGAATCCGAGCGGCGGGCTGACGCACCTGTTCCCGCTCGCGGCCGACCTGGCCGAGGCGGACTTCGCCGAGCTCGGCATGCCGGCCTCGCGCAAGGAGACGCTGCGCACGGTGAGCCGGGCGCTGGCCGACGGCAGCCTGCGGCTCGACGCCGGGGCCGACCGGGAACAGGCCCAGCGGGAACTGCTGGCGCTGCGCGGGATCGGGCCGTGGACGGCGGGCTACCTGCGGATGCGGGCACTGAGCGACCCGGACGTGCTGCTGCCCGGCGACGTGGTCATCAAGGGGGCGCTGAAGCGTGCCGGATTAGGCCGCGAGGAGACAGAGCGCTGGCACCCCTGGTCTTCGTATGCGATCCACTACCTTTGGAGCAACTCATGAGCACCCCTGACACCTTCGGCACCGTCATCTACACGCGGATGGACAGCCCGGTCGGCGACCTCGTCCTTGCGGGCGTGCGTTCGCCTTCGGCGCCCGGCGGTGTGGCGCTGTGCAGCGTGAAGATGGAGAAGTGGAAGGGCGACGTGCGCGTCGAAGCGGACTGGGAGTACGCCCCGGACGCCTTCGAACACGCCGTCGGCCAACTCGAGGCCTACTTCGCCGGCACCCTCAAGTCGTTCGACCTCGAATTCGCCACCCACGGCACGCCGTTCCAGGAGCGGGTCTGGGCAGCGCTGCGAGAGATCCCGTACGGCACCACGACGACCTACGGCACCATCACGGCCGATCTCGGGTACGAGCGGGTGCAGGCGCGCGCGGTGGGCAGCGCGATCGGCTCCAACCCGCTCGGCATCGTCGTCCCTTGCCACCGCGTGCTCGGTGCGAAGGGCGCGTTGACCGGCTACGCCGGCGGCCTGGAGAACAAGGAGGCGCTCCTGGTGCTGGAGGGCGTGCTCCCGCAGCCCCTGGCGTAAAGGCCCTGCCTTACCGGATAATCCCGCCCATGGCTGCGAAATCGACGACCTCCACCCGCATTCCGCGTTGGCTGTGGCAGGTCGAAAAGGCGGCGGAGAAGGGGGCCAAGAGGAAGCCCCACGTCAGTATCGACGCCGCGTTTCGTTCGACGGCCCGGTTACTGTGGGTCGAGGCAGGCTGTTGGGTGCTCTTCGGCGCCGGTGAGCTGGTCAGCGCCTGGCTGCGGACTCGAAACCACGGCAGACCGCCATTCGGCGGCATACTCAATGTGGGCCCCATGCTGGTGGCGATGCTGGCCACGGCAGGGTTCTCCTACGGCATCAACTGGGTGGGCGCGTTGTTGTTGCGGGCGCGGACGCACGGGCCTGTCGGCCGGCTGTGGGTGGCGCGGCAGCCGTCGATCCGCCGCTGGCGCCGGTACACCTCCTGGCCGTCGTCGCTGTTCCTGGTCGCTTTCCTCGCGATCCTCCCGGTGACGCACATCCTCTACGATCCGCCGCCGCACAGCGTCATCCGCGCGCAGATCGAGAACTACGCCGCGGCCAGCCTGAGCCTGGTTTATGCCGCCCTCACGGTTTTCGTCTTCCGGCGGGTGAACCGGGAGTGCTTCGAGAGCGCGCGAGCGGACCTGATCCTGGCCGAGCCGCAGCTGGCGGCCGGTCAGCTGCCCGCCGCGGGGGCCGCGGGGGCCGCCGTGTTCGAGGACGTGATCGAGGACGCCGTGCCCTCCGGCTGGTCGGGCCGGGGGATCCGGGGCTGAGGCCCGTCCGGTGCGTCCGGCCGGCCTTGCCCGGCCCGGGCCGCCTGGCGCAGGCCGTCCCAGGTCAGCACGACCAGCGCGAGCCACACGATGCCGAAGCCGACCCACTCGCTGCCCGCCGCCTTCTCGTGCACCACGAACACGCCGCAGGCCAGCTGCAGGATCGGCGCGAGGAACTGCAGCAGGCCCACGGTGGAGAGCGGAAGCCGGTTCGTGGCCCCGGCGAACAGCAGCAGCGGCACCAGCGTGACCACGCCGGCGAAGGTCAGCAGCGCCGTGATGTACCAGGCGACGTGGCCGTACGCGGCGGTGCCGTCGACCTGAAGGAAGGTCATATAGCCGAGTGCGGGCAGGAATTGGAACGCGGACTCGACCGCCATCGACTCCTGCGCGGGCACCTTGGCGAGCTTCTTGCACAGGCCGTAGCAGCCGAAGGACGCGGCGAGCACGAGCGCGATCCAGGGCAGCTGGCCGTAGGCGACACCGAGTTCGACCACGGCCGCGGCGCCGATCCCGACTGCCAGCCACTGGACCGGGCGCAGCGTCTCGTGCAGGATCAGCACGCCGAAGACGATCGTGACCAGCGGGTTGAGGAAGTAGCCGAGCGAGGTCTCGAGCACCCGCCCGGCGTTGACCGCCCAGATGTAGGTGCCCCAGTTCACGCTCACCAGGGCCGCGGCGGCGCCGAGCAGCGCGATCTTGCGCGGGGTGCGGCGCAGTTCGGCGAACCAGGACCAGTGCTTGCGGGCGGCGAGCAGGACGGCCACCGCGACCAGGGACCAGATCATCCGGCTGGCCAGGATCTCCAGCGCCCCGGCGGGCTTGAGCAGCGGCCAGTACAAGGGGAACAGGCCCCACAGGGCGTAGGCCGCTATCCCGTATATGAGGCCGCGTCGCTGCTCGGTCGCGGCCGCCTGCGCTGTCATAGGCATGAGTGTAGTTAGATTATTACCGTACTGGTACCACGGTTGTAGCGGCGCCGGCGCCGCCTGGTACCGCGTTTACCCGTGCGCTCCGATCCGGTGGTACCGCCTCGAAGACGAGAGTGTTCCTTGTCAGCACGACAAGCCACCGGCCGCACGAGGCGGCCACGAGTTCCGGAGCGTTGAGATGTCGTCTTCCGTGTCCCAGGCCCTGCTGGTCAACGTGCTCGTGCTGGGCTCGGTGCTCGCCACCGACCTGGGTCCGGCCCGCAAGATCGGCAAGGCCCGCATCCTGCGACCGCTGATCGTGGCCGCCGTGATCGTCCCGCTGTTCATCAAGAGCCCGGCCGCCTCCGGCACCGGCCTGGTCCTCGAACTCGCCGGCATCCTGCTCGGCACGGTCTGCGGCCTGGCCGCCGCCGCGCTGATGCGGGTGCGCCGGGTGCCGGAGACGGGCAAGCCGGTCTCCCGGGCCGGGTGGGGCTACGCGGCGCTGTGGACGGCCGTGATCGGCGCGCGGATGGCCTTCTCCTACGGCAGCGTGAACTGGTTCCCGGGCCAGCTGGTGCGCTTCGGCATAGCCCACCAGCTCACCGTCGCGGCCCTGACCGACGCGCTGGTGTTCATGGCGATCGCGATGCTGGTGGCGCGCACCCTCGGCCTGGCCGCCCGCGCGGCCCGCACCCCGAGCCTGGTCCCGGCCGCCGCCTGACCCGGCGTCACCACCCGAACGTGTGTACCCCCGTCGGATGACGGGGGTACACACGTTTGCGCTCTGATGGCCTAGAGTGTCCGGATTGTGAGACATATCAGCGTATTCAGTTCCGCCGCCGTCGGCGCCCTCGTCGCGGTGGCCGGGGTCTACGCCGGGCCGCGGGTGCCGCGGCGCACGAACCTGGACTGGGCGCTGGCCGCGGCGGCCACCTCCGCCGCGGCCGCGGGGGTCTGGGGCTTCCGGCATCAGCAGCTGCTCGCCACGATACTGCCGTTCCTGCTGGTCAGTTATGCCGCGGGGGAGTGGCGCCGGCGCGCCGCGACGGCCCCGGCCGAGCCGACGGGGCGCGTTGCGGCTCAGCCCTCTTCCTCCTCGTCGCCGTTGCCCTCGCGGGGCAGCAGGCGGTAGGACGGGTTCGTCATGGCCAGGTAGCCCTCGGTCTCGCCGACCATGCCCTCGACCCTTATCTTCGCGCCCGGCTCGATGCCCGGGATGGAGCGGCGGCCGAGGAAGACCAGGGTGATGCCGCCGGTCTCGTCGTAGAGCTCGGCCTCGAGCGCGGGGGAGCCGGAGACCGGGCCGACGTAGACCGAGCGGATCCGGCCCTCGAGCGTGGCCCGGTTGCGCCAGCGCACCTCGCGCACGGCGATCGGGTCGTGCGGGTTCGCCGGAGCCTGAGCCTCCTCGTCCGGGGTCGGGCACTCGGTGTTGAGCAGCATCTTCTTGGTGCGCCGGGCCGGACGCGGCGGACGGGGGCCGTGGTGCTCCGGCCCGTTGCCGGTCGGGGTCTCGCCGGTGTCCATCTCCTCGATCGCCTCGACCACGTCGAAGGGTACGATCATGGCCGCGACGTGCGGCAGCCGGGAGACCGCCGAGGCGATCTTGTCCGCGGTGCGGTCGTGCAGCAGTCGGCTGGTCGGGGCGAACGCGCGCCGCGGCAGCATGATGGTCACCTCGCTGCTCGACTCGTCGGCCGTGCGCGCCGCGAGTTCGGCCGCGGCCCGGCGCAGCCGGCGGTCCGGCACCTCGATCACCTCGAGCGGGACGTCGGCGGCGACCGAGGCGTCCCAGCGCTTGCGAAGATGCTCGGCGTGCTTGGAGTCGATCATCAGGTGCACCGCGCGCAGCTCCACCGGGCGCAGCGACCGGGCGTAGCGCAGGGCCTTGACCACGGCCAGGTCCACCGAGTCCACCAGGACCAGCACGGTGTTGCGGGTCAGTGTCGGCACGCTGGCGCTCGCCGGGGCGCCGGCCAGCGCGGCCGCCTCCCGGCGGTATCGCTCGTTCAGCTTGATCAGCGCGAACACGCCGATCGGGAAGACCACAACGACCAGCCAGGCGCCCTCGGTGAACTTGAACACAGCGAAGATCAGCACGACCGCGGCGCTGAGCACGCAGGCCGTGCCGTTGATCACCAGCTTGATCGTGCGGTTCTTCTCGTTGCGGCGGGAGTGGTAGCGGAACAGGCCGGCCGCGGCCATGGTGAAACCGGTGAACACGCCGATCGCGTAGAGCGAGACGAGCCGGGTCAGGTTGCCGTCGGTGCCGATCAGCAGCAGCAGCGACAGGCCCGCGAGCACGATGATGCCGTTGGAGAAGGAGAGCCGGTGGCCGCGGTGCAGGAACTGGCGCGGCAGGAAGGAGTCCTCGGCCACGAACGAGGCGAGGAAGGGGAAGCCGTTGAACGAGGTGTTGCCGCCGGCGTAGAGGATCAGCGCCGTGGCCAGCTGCACGATCGTGAGCATCACGTTGCCGAACGCGCCGTGTCCCCAGATCAGGCTGGCGAGCTGGCCGATCACGGACGGGCTGCCGCTGGAGTAGGGGGTCGCCTGCGTCTTCCAGGCCAGGATCGAGATCGCGAGCACCAGGGTGCCCAGCATCAGCGACATCCAGAACATGGACTTGCGCGCGTTGCGGCCGTTGGGCTTGCGGAAGACGGACACGCCGTTGGAGATGGCCTCGAGCCCGGTCAGCGAGGAGCCGCCGTTGGCGAAGGCGCGCAGCAGTCCGGAGATCGCGGCGAAGGTCAGGATGGCCTGGGTGCCGGCGCCCGTGTCGAGGTGCAGGCCGAGCGCGCCGCCGTAGCGCGGGTCGGTGAAGTTGTTCGCCTGCGGCAGGTCGCCGACCACCAGGCGGACGAGGCCGGCGATGACGGTCAGGCCGATCATCGCCACGTAGAAGTACATCGGGAAGGCGAAGGCGCGGCCGGCTTCACGGATGCCCCGCAGGTTGCCGTAGCACAGCAGGCAGATCATGAAGATGGAGATCCACAGGCTCCACCCGGTGATGTCGATGTTGAACGTCAGCGACAGATAGGAGGAGACGGCGATGGTGCCGGCCGAGATCTGCACGGCGACGGTCACGACGTAGTCGATCAGCAGCGCGACGGCGGCGACCTGGGCCACCTTCACGCCGAACTGCTCGCGCGCGACCACGTAGGAGCCGCCGGCGCGGGTGTACACGGACACGACGTCGCGGTAACAGAGCGTCAGGACGAACAGCAGGACCAGGATGACGCCGGTGATCGGCATCACCAGCACGAATCCGGTCAGGCCGAACACCGGGATCAGCTGGGTGAGCATCTGCTCCGTGCCGTACGCGGAGGAGGAGATGCAGTCCGGCGCGAGCACGCCGAGGGCGATCGGGCGGGAGAGCTTCTCGCCGTAGAGCTGGTCGTTGACCAGCGGCTTGCCCAGCGCCTTGCGCTTGATCCGGTAGCCGAGGCTCTCCGGGATGTTCACCGCCGTGGCGGACAACGCGGGCGGCTGCGCCGTCTCGGTGCCGGCCGTCCTCGTGGTCGAGGTGGTCATGTGTCCCGTAGCCTCTGCTCGCTTGGTCCTGCCCTCGGGCCCTTAGCCCGCTGTGGTATCGGTGCACAAGAGGCTTTTGCCGCCTTCTGACGCCTTTGGCGACTTTCTCATGCCCATACCAATGATCGTTCCTACCACCCCGCCGGTCCGTTCATCCACTTGTCGGGCCAAGTGCGGAGTGAGAACTCTGCAAGAAGAATTGAGTTAGGCCGAATGAGTTACCGAACTGTGGCCTGGGCGGCGCGGCGGCCACGTGTGCGGGCCCGGTGACGCCGAGAGCCCCACCCGCCTGACCTGGTGTGAGGTCGGGCGTGGTGGGGCTCCGCAAGCCGAGCAGAATGACGGCGCCGCCGGACTGTTACTCGCCGACGGTCCAGGTGTCCGCGCCGGCCAGCAACGCGGCGAGGTCGGGCGTGTTCGATCCGTGGCCGGCGTCCGCCAGCTGCTGCTCCATCAGATCGTCGTACGTGGGCCGGATCACACTCCGGAAGACGCCGATCGGGGTGGGCGAGAGGCTGGCCGGGTCCTGCAGCCGGGCGACGGCGAACGCGTAGGTCGGGTCGTCATCGGTCGGATCGTGCAGCACCGCCGGACGCTCGTCCGACTCCTCGACGGCGGTCAGCGCGCCGCGCTCGCCGTCCCAGACCACCTTGCGGTCGCCGTAGACCAGCGGGGCGCCGGCCTCGAGCCGCAGCAGGTGCTGGTCCCGCTCGCCCGGCGCCTTGAGGTGCTCGAACGCGTTGTCGTTGAAGATGTTGCAGTTCTGGTAGATCTCCACCAGCGCCGTGCCCTTGTGCTGCGCGGCCGCGGTCAGCACCCCGGTCAGGTGCTTGCGGTCCGAGTCGATGGTCCGGGCGACGAAGGTGGCCTCCGCGCCGAGCGCCAGCGAGATCGGGTTGAACGGGGCGTCCAGCGAGCCGTACGGAGTCGACTTGGTGACCTTGCCGGGCTCGGAGGTGGGCGAGTACTGGCCCTTGGTCAGCCCGTAGATCCGGTTGTTGAACAGCAGGATCTTCAGGTTCACGTTGCGCCGCAGGGCGTGGATCAGGTGGTTGCCGCCGATGGACAGGGCGTCGCCGTCGCCGGTGACCACCCACACCGACAGGTCGGTGCGGCTCGCGGCCAGGCCGGTGGCGATCGCCGGGGCGCGGCCGTGGATCGAGTGCATGCCGTAGGTGCTCAGGTAGTACGGGAAGCGCGAGGAGCAGCCGATGCCGGAGACGAACACGATCTTCTCGCGCTCCAGGCCGAGGCTCGGCAGGAAGCTCTGCACCGCCGCCAGCACCGCGTAGTCCCCGCAGCCGGGGCACCAGCGCACCTCCTGGTCGGACTTGAAGTCCCGGGCGACCGGCGCGCCGTTCTTGACGGTCACATCAAGCATGGAAGTTCTTCGCCCCTTCGACGGAACGGCTCGCGACCTCGAGCAGGATCCGCCCGATCTCCTCGGCCAGCTCGGTGGAGGTGAACGGAAGCCCGCGCACCTTGTTGTAGCCGGTCGCGTCCACCAGGAACTGCGCCCGCACCAGCAGTGCGAGCTGACCCAGGTTCATCTCCGGGATCAGCACCCGGTCGTACCGGGCGAGCAGCTCGCCCAGGTTCGGCGGGAACGGGTTGAGGTGGCGCAGGTGCGCGTGCGCGACCTGGCCGCCCTGCTCGCGCACCAGCCGGCAGGCGGCCTGGGCCGGGCCATAGGTCGAGCCCCAGCCGAGCACCAGCAGCCGTGCCTCGCCGGAGGGGTCGTCCGCCTCCAGCGGCGCGATGGTCTTGGCGATCCCGGCCACCTTGGCCGCGCGGGTGCGCACCATGTGGTCGTGGTTGGCCGGGTCGTAGGAG
This genomic window from Actinospica robiniae DSM 44927 contains:
- a CDS encoding amino acid permease, producing the protein MTTSTTRTAGTETAQPPALSATAVNIPESLGYRIKRKALGKPLVNDQLYGEKLSRPIALGVLAPDCISSSAYGTEQMLTQLIPVFGLTGFVLVMPITGVILVLLFVLTLCYRDVVSVYTRAGGSYVVAREQFGVKVAQVAAVALLIDYVVTVAVQISAGTIAVSSYLSLTFNIDITGWSLWISIFMICLLCYGNLRGIREAGRAFAFPMYFYVAMIGLTVIAGLVRLVVGDLPQANNFTDPRYGGALGLHLDTGAGTQAILTFAAISGLLRAFANGGSSLTGLEAISNGVSVFRKPNGRNARKSMFWMSLMLGTLVLAISILAWKTQATPYSSGSPSVIGQLASLIWGHGAFGNVMLTIVQLATALILYAGGNTSFNGFPFLASFVAEDSFLPRQFLHRGHRLSFSNGIIVLAGLSLLLLIGTDGNLTRLVSLYAIGVFTGFTMAAAGLFRYHSRRNEKNRTIKLVINGTACVLSAAVVLIFAVFKFTEGAWLVVVVFPIGVFALIKLNERYRREAAALAGAPASASVPTLTRNTVLVLVDSVDLAVVKALRYARSLRPVELRAVHLMIDSKHAEHLRKRWDASVAADVPLEVIEVPDRRLRRAAAELAARTADESSSEVTIMLPRRAFAPTSRLLHDRTADKIASAVSRLPHVAAMIVPFDVVEAIEEMDTGETPTGNGPEHHGPRPPRPARRTKKMLLNTECPTPDEEAQAPANPHDPIAVREVRWRNRATLEGRIRSVYVGPVSGSPALEAELYDETGGITLVFLGRRSIPGIEPGAKIRVEGMVGETEGYLAMTNPSYRLLPREGNGDEEEEG
- a CDS encoding 2-oxoacid:ferredoxin oxidoreductase subunit beta is translated as MLDVTVKNGAPVARDFKSDQEVRWCPGCGDYAVLAAVQSFLPSLGLEREKIVFVSGIGCSSRFPYYLSTYGMHSIHGRAPAIATGLAASRTDLSVWVVTGDGDALSIGGNHLIHALRRNVNLKILLFNNRIYGLTKGQYSPTSEPGKVTKSTPYGSLDAPFNPISLALGAEATFVARTIDSDRKHLTGVLTAAAQHKGTALVEIYQNCNIFNDNAFEHLKAPGERDQHLLRLEAGAPLVYGDRKVVWDGERGALTAVEESDERPAVLHDPTDDDPTYAFAVARLQDPASLSPTPIGVFRSVIRPTYDDLMEQQLADAGHGSNTPDLAALLAGADTWTVGE